From the Oncorhynchus nerka isolate Pitt River linkage group LG20, Oner_Uvic_2.0, whole genome shotgun sequence genome, one window contains:
- the LOC115102342 gene encoding dnaJ homolog subfamily C member 11-like isoform X1: MAPALEDGEFDNDDYYSLLNVRREASQEELKGSYRRLCMLYHPDKHRDPELKRQAEQLFNLVHQAYEVLSDPQSRAIYDIYGKRGLDVEGWEVVERKRSPVEIREEFERLQREREERRLQQRTNPKGMISVGVDATDLFDRYEEDYEDVPGGGFPHVEINKMHISQSIEAPLTTSDTAVLSGSLSTHNGNGGGNINVALRRVISAKGWGEVEFGAGDTHGPLLGMKIFRNLTARCFMTAQCGLHFSSRGVRPGCTTMLARHLDKNTMGYLQWRWGTQSSMNTSIVRDTKTSHFTLAMQLGIPHSFMMMSYQYKFQDDDQTKVKGSIKAGFFGTVVEYGAERKISRHSVLGATVSVGVPQGISLKIKLNRASQTYFFPIHLTDQLLPSAVFYATVGPLVFYLAIQRLVIRPYVRAQKEQDLEKHRESSASDIARKRQEAESAVLLMQESVRRIIETEESKMGLIILNAWYGKFVTDNSQKHERAKVIDVTVPLQCLVKDSKLILTEATKSGLPGFYDPCVGEEKSLKLLYQFQGVMHQVLSSEGEALRIPKQSHRIDPDT; encoded by the exons GCATCACAGGAGGAACTGAAGGGGTCATACAGGCGACTGTGCATGCTCTACCACCCAGACAAGCACAGAGACCCTGAATTGAAAAGGCAGGCGGAACAGCTCTTTAACCTAGTGCATCAAGCTTATGAAG TCCTTAGTGACCCACAGTCACGAGCTATCTATGACATCTATGGCAAGAGAGGACTGGATGTTGAAGGATGGGAG GTGGTGGAGAGAAAAAGATCACCAGTAGAGATCCGAGAGGAGTTTGAgcgtctgcagagagagagggaggagagacggctACAGCAGAGGACCAATCCCAAG GGGATGATCAGTGTGGGTGTAGATGCCACAGACCTCTTTGATCGCTATGAGGAGGATTACGAGGATGTGCCTGGAGGGGGCTTCCCACATGTTGAGATCAACAAGATGCACATATCACAATCCATAGAG GCCCCCCTCACCACCTCAGACACAGCTGttctctctggctccctctcaACCCACAATGGAAACGGAGGAGGAAACATTAATGTGGCACTGCGGAGAGTCATCTCTGCTAAGGGCTGGGGGGAG GTGGAGTTTGGGGCAGGAGACACACACGGGCCCCTCTTAGGTATGAAGATATTCCGCAACCTCACAGCTCGCTG CTTTATGACTGCTCAGTGTGGACTCCATTTCTCGTCCCGGGGCGTGCGGCCTGGTTGCACCACGATGCTGGCTCGGCACCTGGACAAGAACACCATGGGCTACCTGCAGTGGCGCTGGGGCACCCAGTCCTCCATGAACACCAGCATCGTCAGGGACACGAAGACCAGCCACTTCACCTTGGCCATGCAG CTTGGGATCCCTCACTCCTTCATGATGATGAGCTACCAGTACAAGTTCCAGGATGATGACCAGACCAAAGTCAAGGGCTCAATCAA AGCTGGCTTTTTTGGGACGGTGGTGGAGTATGGTGCAGAGAGAAAGATCAGTCGGCACAGTGTCTTGGGGGCGACTGTCAGTGTAGGAGTACCTCAGGGCATCTCCCTCAAGATAAA GCTGAACCGAGCCAGCCAGACATATTTCTTCCCCATCCATCTGACTGACCAGCTCCTGCCCAGTGCAGTGTTCTACGCCACGGTTGGACCACTCGTCTTCTACCTCGCTATTCAGAGACTCGTCATCAGGCCCTACGTGCGTGCCCAGAAGGAACA GGACCTGGAGAAGCACCGGGAGAGTTCAGCCTCGGACATTGCTAGGAAAAGGCAGGAGGCAGAGTCTGCT GTTTTGCTAATGCAGGAATCTGTGCGCAGGATCATTGAAACTGAGGAATCTAAAATGG GTCTCATCATCCTCAACGCCTGGTACGGCAAGTTTGTGACGGACAACAGTCAGAAGCATGAGAGGGCAAAGGTCATCGATGTGACTGTTCCGCTGCAGTGCCTGGTGAAGGACTCCAAACTCATCCTCACAGAGGCCACAAAG TCAGGACTACCTGGGTTCTATGACCCCtgtgtgggggaggagaagagtctGAAGTTACTGTATCAATTCCAGGGAGTGATGCATCAAGTCCTCTCTTCTGAAGGGGAAGCACTCAGGATACCAAAACAAT CTCACAGGATTGATCCCGACACATAG
- the LOC115102342 gene encoding dnaJ homolog subfamily C member 11-like isoform X2 has product MLYHPDKHRDPELKRQAEQLFNLVHQAYEVLSDPQSRAIYDIYGKRGLDVEGWEVVERKRSPVEIREEFERLQREREERRLQQRTNPKGMISVGVDATDLFDRYEEDYEDVPGGGFPHVEINKMHISQSIEAPLTTSDTAVLSGSLSTHNGNGGGNINVALRRVISAKGWGEVEFGAGDTHGPLLGMKIFRNLTARCFMTAQCGLHFSSRGVRPGCTTMLARHLDKNTMGYLQWRWGTQSSMNTSIVRDTKTSHFTLAMQLGIPHSFMMMSYQYKFQDDDQTKVKGSIKAGFFGTVVEYGAERKISRHSVLGATVSVGVPQGISLKIKLNRASQTYFFPIHLTDQLLPSAVFYATVGPLVFYLAIQRLVIRPYVRAQKEQDLEKHRESSASDIARKRQEAESAVLLMQESVRRIIETEESKMGLIILNAWYGKFVTDNSQKHERAKVIDVTVPLQCLVKDSKLILTEATKSGLPGFYDPCVGEEKSLKLLYQFQGVMHQVLSSEGEALRIPKQSHRIDPDT; this is encoded by the exons ATGCTCTACCACCCAGACAAGCACAGAGACCCTGAATTGAAAAGGCAGGCGGAACAGCTCTTTAACCTAGTGCATCAAGCTTATGAAG TCCTTAGTGACCCACAGTCACGAGCTATCTATGACATCTATGGCAAGAGAGGACTGGATGTTGAAGGATGGGAG GTGGTGGAGAGAAAAAGATCACCAGTAGAGATCCGAGAGGAGTTTGAgcgtctgcagagagagagggaggagagacggctACAGCAGAGGACCAATCCCAAG GGGATGATCAGTGTGGGTGTAGATGCCACAGACCTCTTTGATCGCTATGAGGAGGATTACGAGGATGTGCCTGGAGGGGGCTTCCCACATGTTGAGATCAACAAGATGCACATATCACAATCCATAGAG GCCCCCCTCACCACCTCAGACACAGCTGttctctctggctccctctcaACCCACAATGGAAACGGAGGAGGAAACATTAATGTGGCACTGCGGAGAGTCATCTCTGCTAAGGGCTGGGGGGAG GTGGAGTTTGGGGCAGGAGACACACACGGGCCCCTCTTAGGTATGAAGATATTCCGCAACCTCACAGCTCGCTG CTTTATGACTGCTCAGTGTGGACTCCATTTCTCGTCCCGGGGCGTGCGGCCTGGTTGCACCACGATGCTGGCTCGGCACCTGGACAAGAACACCATGGGCTACCTGCAGTGGCGCTGGGGCACCCAGTCCTCCATGAACACCAGCATCGTCAGGGACACGAAGACCAGCCACTTCACCTTGGCCATGCAG CTTGGGATCCCTCACTCCTTCATGATGATGAGCTACCAGTACAAGTTCCAGGATGATGACCAGACCAAAGTCAAGGGCTCAATCAA AGCTGGCTTTTTTGGGACGGTGGTGGAGTATGGTGCAGAGAGAAAGATCAGTCGGCACAGTGTCTTGGGGGCGACTGTCAGTGTAGGAGTACCTCAGGGCATCTCCCTCAAGATAAA GCTGAACCGAGCCAGCCAGACATATTTCTTCCCCATCCATCTGACTGACCAGCTCCTGCCCAGTGCAGTGTTCTACGCCACGGTTGGACCACTCGTCTTCTACCTCGCTATTCAGAGACTCGTCATCAGGCCCTACGTGCGTGCCCAGAAGGAACA GGACCTGGAGAAGCACCGGGAGAGTTCAGCCTCGGACATTGCTAGGAAAAGGCAGGAGGCAGAGTCTGCT GTTTTGCTAATGCAGGAATCTGTGCGCAGGATCATTGAAACTGAGGAATCTAAAATGG GTCTCATCATCCTCAACGCCTGGTACGGCAAGTTTGTGACGGACAACAGTCAGAAGCATGAGAGGGCAAAGGTCATCGATGTGACTGTTCCGCTGCAGTGCCTGGTGAAGGACTCCAAACTCATCCTCACAGAGGCCACAAAG TCAGGACTACCTGGGTTCTATGACCCCtgtgtgggggaggagaagagtctGAAGTTACTGTATCAATTCCAGGGAGTGATGCATCAAGTCCTCTCTTCTGAAGGGGAAGCACTCAGGATACCAAAACAAT CTCACAGGATTGATCCCGACACATAG